One genomic window of Candidatus Methylomirabilota bacterium includes the following:
- a CDS encoding MaoC family dehydratase — MADEDFSLETHRFAPPRYFDDFRVGERFYIPSRTMTDALFAAFQLASGDNHPIHYDRPYCRARGHRDLLAHGLMVAAQGAAGAGIFPHVVGDALVAFLDQSSRFLKPVYAGDTLYPMLAITRLEPGRTTGVVAMRVTIHNQDKELVMDGEHRYLLRRKP; from the coding sequence ATGGCAGATGAGGACTTCTCGCTCGAGACGCACCGCTTCGCCCCACCGCGCTACTTCGACGACTTCCGCGTGGGCGAGCGCTTCTACATCCCCTCGCGCACCATGACGGACGCGCTCTTCGCGGCCTTCCAGCTGGCTTCGGGCGACAACCACCCGATCCACTACGACCGTCCGTACTGCCGCGCGCGCGGCCACCGCGACCTGCTGGCCCACGGGCTCATGGTTGCCGCCCAGGGCGCGGCCGGCGCCGGAATCTTCCCGCACGTGGTCGGCGACGCCCTCGTGGCGTTCCTCGACCAGTCCTCGCGCTTTCTCAAGCCCGTCTACGCGGGCGACACGCTGTATCCGATGCTCGCCATCACCCGGCTCGAGCCGGGCCGCACGACAGGCGTCGTGGCGATGCGCGTTACCATCCACAACCAGGACAAGGAGCTGGTCATGGACGGCGAGCACCGGTATCTCCTGCGAAGGAAACCCTGA
- a CDS encoding VOC family protein, producing the protein MPYRINHIHLKASDPRRTAEWYVGAFDFKIVNDETRVFGDRFVRCQSADGGMAVNISGPRTGETLRPGDASAHFGLEHFGFDSTDIEADIRRLEALGAKLLEGPIQVPNGARIAFMRAPDDTRVELVQRSTIAGGCC; encoded by the coding sequence ATGCCCTACCGCATCAACCACATCCATCTCAAGGCGTCGGACCCGCGACGCACCGCCGAGTGGTACGTCGGGGCGTTCGACTTCAAGATCGTCAACGACGAGACGCGCGTCTTCGGCGACCGCTTCGTGCGCTGCCAGAGCGCCGACGGCGGCATGGCGGTGAATATCTCGGGCCCGCGAACGGGAGAGACCCTCCGGCCGGGAGACGCCTCCGCCCACTTCGGTCTCGAGCACTTCGGCTTCGACTCGACCGACATCGAGGCCGACATCCGTCGGCTCGAGGCGCTGGGCGCCAAGCTTCTCGAGGGTCCCATCCAGGTGCCGAACGGCGCGCGCATCGCCTTCATGCGCGCGCCCGACGACACGCGCGTCGAGCTCGTCCAGCGCTCGACGATCGCGGGCGGCTGCTGCTGA
- a CDS encoding adenylate/guanylate cyclase domain-containing protein — protein sequence MLCPRCHAENREGRRFCAECGESLALSCPSCGFVNEGSEKFCGGCGAPSAGSRDAPQARFASPETYTPKHLAEKILTSKTALEGERKQVTVLFADLKGSMELLADRDPEDARKLLDPVLERMMEAVHRYEGTVNQVMGDGIMALFGAPVAHEDHAVRACYAALRMQDAVRRYSEELRHSQGIEVQIRLGLNSGQVVVRSIGNDLHMDYTAVGQTIHLGARMEQLAAPGSTRITADTLALAEGYVTVKSLGPVPVKGLSEPIEIYELVGTGVARTRLQAAAQRGLSRFVGRNAELEQLRAALEKAVHGHGQIVGVVGEPGVGKSRLFWEFTHSHRLHTWLVLESSSASYGKATAYLPVIDLLRAYFQVQSQDDTRTIRERVTGKLLTLDPALGTAIPAVLSLLDVPVNEPAWQGLDPTQRRRETLDAVKRLLLRESQVQPLLVVFEDLHWVDGESQAVLDSLVESLPAARILVLVNYRREYEHRWGAKTYYTQLRLDPLPVETAGEMLDALLGADAGLHPVRQLLLERTEGNPFFLEECVRTLIETKVLVGERGAYRATGAVENIHVPATVQAILAARIDRLPPEDKALLQVACVVGEDVPLTLLQAVAAVPDDMLRAALARLQAAEFLYEAALFPDVEYTFTHGLTYQVAYGSLLHERRRHLHARAAEALERLAAGRVSEHVERLAHHAQRGELWERAVVYLRQAGAKALARSASREAAAAFEQALAALAHLPEGRATVEQAIDLRFELRQALQPLGEHQRVVDYLREAETLAATLDDQRRMGWVSAYLGQYYTWLGEPERAAEAGHRALSIGGAGGDFGLQVVANVFLGLLAYTSGDYQGAKEHLRWNVDALTGDRVRERFGLSGLPAVLSRNILAFGAAELGEFTEAAAYADEGLRIAESVGLPYSLIAALQAQADPHLAKGDADRALPPLERALALCGTWNLAFFFPLIAQRLGSAYARVGRIDEAVPLLERAIARLPVLFRNLRASLDTALGEAYLLAGRPDAADEEARRALTVAQECRTRGWQAWALRLLGEVSSQREPPRVTEAQDQYRDALALATSLGMRPLVAHCEFGLGKLYGRTSKPQDAREHLTTAMTMYREMDMQSWMEKVEQELKSLA from the coding sequence ATGTTGTGTCCGCGCTGCCACGCTGAGAATCGGGAAGGGCGCCGTTTCTGCGCCGAGTGCGGGGAATCGCTCGCCCTTTCGTGCCCGTCCTGCGGCTTCGTGAACGAGGGCAGCGAGAAGTTCTGCGGCGGCTGCGGTGCGCCAAGCGCCGGGTCCCGCGACGCCCCTCAAGCCAGATTCGCGTCGCCGGAGACGTACACCCCCAAGCACCTCGCCGAGAAGATTCTCACCTCCAAGACCGCGCTCGAGGGCGAGCGCAAGCAGGTCACCGTCCTCTTCGCTGACCTCAAGGGCTCGATGGAGCTCCTCGCCGACCGGGATCCCGAGGATGCCCGCAAGCTCCTCGATCCCGTCCTCGAGCGCATGATGGAGGCCGTCCACCGCTACGAGGGGACGGTCAACCAGGTCATGGGCGACGGGATCATGGCGCTGTTCGGGGCGCCCGTGGCTCACGAGGATCACGCCGTGCGGGCCTGCTACGCCGCTCTGCGCATGCAGGACGCCGTGCGGCGCTACTCGGAGGAGCTCCGTCACTCGCAGGGGATCGAGGTCCAGATTCGCCTGGGGCTGAACTCGGGCCAGGTCGTGGTGCGGTCCATCGGGAACGACCTCCACATGGATTACACGGCGGTGGGCCAGACAATCCATCTGGGGGCGCGGATGGAGCAGCTGGCGGCGCCGGGAAGCACTCGGATCACGGCCGACACGCTCGCGCTGGCCGAGGGGTACGTGACGGTCAAGTCGCTCGGCCCGGTCCCCGTGAAGGGCCTGAGCGAGCCGATCGAGATCTACGAGCTCGTCGGCACCGGCGTGGCCCGCACAAGGCTGCAGGCAGCGGCGCAGCGCGGGCTCTCCCGCTTCGTGGGCCGGAACGCCGAGCTGGAACAGCTCCGGGCCGCGCTCGAGAAGGCGGTCCACGGCCATGGCCAGATCGTGGGCGTGGTCGGCGAGCCGGGCGTGGGGAAGTCGCGGCTCTTCTGGGAGTTTACGCACTCCCACCGTCTGCACACCTGGCTCGTGCTCGAAAGCTCGTCGGCCTCCTATGGCAAGGCGACCGCCTACCTGCCCGTGATCGATCTGCTCCGCGCCTACTTCCAGGTGCAGAGCCAGGACGACACGCGGACGATCCGTGAGCGGGTGACGGGCAAGCTCCTCACCCTCGATCCGGCTCTCGGGACGGCGATTCCTGCGGTGCTGAGCCTCCTCGACGTGCCGGTGAACGAGCCGGCCTGGCAAGGGCTCGACCCGACGCAGCGCAGGCGGGAGACGCTCGATGCGGTCAAGCGGCTCCTGCTGCGCGAGAGCCAGGTGCAGCCCCTACTCGTCGTGTTCGAGGACCTCCACTGGGTCGACGGCGAGAGCCAGGCGGTGCTCGACAGTCTCGTCGAGAGCCTCCCCGCCGCGCGCATCCTGGTCCTGGTCAACTACCGCCGCGAGTACGAGCACCGCTGGGGGGCCAAGACCTACTACACGCAGCTCCGGCTCGATCCACTCCCCGTGGAGACCGCCGGCGAGATGCTCGACGCCCTCCTGGGCGCGGATGCCGGTCTTCACCCCGTCAGACAGCTCCTGCTCGAGCGCACGGAAGGCAATCCATTCTTCCTCGAGGAGTGCGTCCGGACGCTGATCGAGACGAAGGTCCTCGTCGGGGAGCGTGGCGCCTATCGCGCAACCGGAGCGGTCGAGAACATCCACGTGCCGGCGACGGTCCAGGCGATCCTCGCGGCCCGCATCGATCGACTTCCGCCCGAGGACAAGGCCCTGCTCCAGGTGGCGTGCGTCGTTGGTGAGGACGTCCCCTTGACGCTGCTCCAGGCGGTGGCCGCGGTGCCCGATGACATGCTGCGCGCGGCGCTCGCCCGGCTGCAGGCCGCCGAGTTCCTGTACGAGGCGGCCCTCTTCCCCGACGTGGAGTACACCTTCACGCACGGCCTCACGTACCAGGTTGCCTACGGCTCCCTGCTCCACGAGCGGCGGCGCCATCTCCACGCCAGGGCCGCCGAGGCCCTCGAGCGGCTCGCCGCCGGCCGCGTGAGCGAGCACGTGGAGCGGCTCGCGCACCATGCCCAGCGGGGCGAGCTGTGGGAGCGCGCCGTGGTGTACCTGCGCCAGGCCGGCGCCAAGGCGCTCGCGCGGTCGGCGAGCCGCGAGGCCGCCGCCGCGTTCGAGCAGGCGCTCGCCGCCCTCGCGCATCTCCCCGAAGGCCGCGCCACGGTGGAGCAGGCGATCGACCTGCGCTTCGAGCTTCGCCAGGCCTTGCAGCCGCTGGGCGAGCACCAGCGCGTGGTCGACTACCTCCGCGAGGCCGAGACCCTCGCCGCGACACTCGACGATCAGCGCCGGATGGGCTGGGTCTCCGCCTATCTCGGCCAGTACTACACGTGGCTAGGCGAGCCGGAGCGTGCAGCCGAGGCAGGGCACCGTGCGCTCTCGATAGGCGGCGCCGGTGGTGACTTCGGACTCCAGGTGGTGGCGAACGTTTTCCTGGGCCTGCTCGCCTACACGTCCGGTGACTATCAGGGGGCGAAGGAGCACCTGCGCTGGAACGTCGATGCCCTCACGGGGGACCGCGTCCGCGAGCGCTTCGGACTCAGCGGCCTGCCGGCGGTGCTCTCGCGCAACATCCTGGCCTTCGGCGCGGCGGAGCTGGGTGAGTTCACCGAGGCTGCGGCGTATGCCGACGAGGGTCTCCGGATCGCGGAGTCCGTCGGGCTACCGTACTCCCTCATCGCTGCGCTACAGGCCCAGGCCGACCCTCATCTCGCCAAGGGTGACGCCGATCGCGCCCTGCCGCCGCTCGAGCGCGCTCTTGCCCTTTGCGGGACGTGGAACCTGGCGTTCTTCTTCCCCCTGATCGCCCAGCGACTGGGCTCCGCCTACGCCCGGGTCGGCCGAATCGACGAGGCCGTGCCGCTTCTGGAGCGGGCAATCGCTCGGCTCCCTGTGCTCTTCAGAAACCTACGGGCGTCCTTGGACACGGCTCTGGGCGAGGCCTATCTGCTCGCCGGGCGGCCCGACGCAGCGGACGAGGAGGCTCGGCGCGCCCTCACGGTCGCCCAGGAGTGTCGCACGCGCGGATGGCAGGCGTGGGCCCTCCGTCTGCTCGGCGAAGTCAGCTCGCAGCGCGAGCCTCCCCGGGTCACTGAGGCCCAGGACCAATATCGGGATGCTCTCGCTCTCGCCACCAGCCTCGGCATGCGCCCGCTCGTTGCACACTGCGAGTTTGGTCTCGGCAAACTCTACGGGCGCACGAGCAAGCCGCAAGACGCACGGGAACACCTCACGACCGCGATGACAATGTACCGCGAGATGGACATGCAATCCTGGATGGAAAAGGTGGAGCAGGAGTTGAAGAGTCTCGCGTAG